A portion of the Candidatus Zixiibacteriota bacterium genome contains these proteins:
- a CDS encoding sugar phosphate nucleotidyltransferase, translating to MEHAVILAGGHGERFWPLSRRRRPKQLLPILGSQSLLEATIARIRPDFPPERIWIVTGTEIAEAVRSKVTSIPAQNILVEPKGNNTCLAVGWAAVELAARDAEAAMVVLSADHAIEPDTMLRRVLREGVRLAKNDDVLITIGITPTRAETGYGYIELGANFATSDGINSYQVEKFREKPDRSTAQDYYFDRRHLWNAGIFVWTARTILAALDQHAPTVAVPLRAYARTIGSERASTALAQLYATADCVSIDVGVLERADNVIVIKADLSWDDVGSWLALGRLEKADADNNLLTGPVVTLDTYDSTVYNDTQELVCAFGVSDLVLVRTEQALLVVHRSRIDDMKMLMEKLKSDERWQSYL from the coding sequence ATGGAACATGCGGTCATTCTCGCTGGCGGTCACGGAGAGCGCTTCTGGCCCCTGTCGCGGCGTCGGCGTCCCAAACAGCTTCTGCCCATCCTGGGATCGCAGTCGCTCTTGGAGGCGACGATTGCGCGCATCCGTCCCGACTTTCCCCCGGAGCGGATCTGGATCGTGACCGGAACGGAAATCGCCGAGGCGGTACGCAGCAAAGTCACGTCGATACCCGCGCAGAACATCCTGGTGGAGCCGAAGGGGAACAACACCTGCCTGGCCGTTGGTTGGGCGGCCGTCGAACTGGCGGCGCGTGACGCCGAGGCCGCGATGGTCGTGCTGTCAGCCGATCATGCGATCGAACCGGACACGATGCTGCGACGCGTGCTGCGCGAGGGTGTGCGCCTCGCCAAGAACGATGACGTGTTGATTACGATCGGGATCACGCCGACGCGCGCTGAAACCGGCTACGGATACATCGAGCTGGGGGCGAATTTCGCCACGTCCGATGGGATCAATTCCTACCAGGTCGAGAAGTTTCGCGAGAAGCCCGACCGCTCGACGGCCCAGGACTACTACTTCGACCGTCGTCACCTGTGGAATGCCGGCATCTTTGTCTGGACCGCGCGGACGATCCTGGCCGCCCTGGATCAGCACGCGCCCACTGTCGCCGTGCCGCTGCGCGCTTACGCCCGGACCATCGGATCGGAGCGTGCGTCGACGGCACTGGCACAATTGTACGCGACGGCCGACTGTGTCTCGATCGACGTCGGTGTCCTCGAGCGGGCCGACAATGTCATCGTCATCAAAGCCGACCTATCCTGGGACGACGTCGGTAGTTGGCTCGCTTTGGGGCGTCTGGAGAAGGCCGACGCCGACAACAATCTTCTCACCGGTCCCGTCGTCACGCTCGACACGTACGACTCGACCGTGTACAACGATACACAGGAGCTGGTCTGTGCGTTCGGCGTGTCGGACCTGGTCCTGGTGCGGACCGAACAGGCCCTGCTGGTCGTACACCGGAGCCGCATTGATGATATGAAGATGTTGATGGAGAAGCTGAAGTCTGATGAACGGTGGCAGAGTTACCTCTGA
- the ftcD gene encoding glutamate formimidoyltransferase, giving the protein MAAIVECVPNFSEGCRPEIVDAIVASALTVDGVTLLDREMDADHNRSVVTLVGGPEATSEAAFRAVQKAAELIDMRTHKGEHPRMGATDVVPFVPIAGITLAECATLARRLGQRIGGELAIPVYLYEAAATRPDRENLADVRRGEYEGIRDTIETDPSRRPDFGPASMNLKAGATAVGARMPLVAFNAYLSTDRLSVARSIANAIRFASGGLRYCKALGFEIKDRGCVQVSMNLVNYEKTPIFRVLQMIRSEAERWGVRVTSTEIVGLTPAKSLYDTAEHFLQLERFSPEQVLEEKLRSAMAKQAERSGWGLFVDQVASAAPAPGGGAVSAVAGTLAAALSGMVCRLTIGKKKYLAVQPQMEAALEKTEELRRRLMSLSEADTVAFDKLMAARKLPKDTESQVAARDAAVDQATREAAQVPLAVMQAASEVMELARLCAENGNVNAVSDAGVGGQMARTAIIGAGLNVKINMAGFADTAFRDEMLNRVRELETDSERLTEEIMRIVNLRIDNPDTPV; this is encoded by the coding sequence ATGGCCGCAATCGTCGAATGTGTACCCAATTTCTCGGAAGGCTGTCGGCCGGAGATCGTCGATGCGATCGTCGCCTCGGCGCTGACCGTGGACGGCGTCACCCTGCTCGACAGGGAGATGGATGCCGACCACAATCGCTCGGTGGTCACACTGGTCGGTGGCCCGGAGGCGACCAGCGAGGCGGCATTCCGCGCGGTGCAAAAGGCCGCCGAGTTGATCGATATGCGCACGCACAAAGGCGAGCACCCGCGCATGGGTGCGACCGATGTCGTGCCGTTCGTGCCGATTGCGGGGATCACATTGGCCGAATGCGCCACGCTGGCCCGCCGACTGGGGCAGAGGATCGGCGGCGAGTTGGCCATCCCGGTCTACCTCTATGAGGCGGCGGCGACCCGACCCGATCGCGAGAACCTCGCCGACGTGCGCCGGGGTGAGTACGAGGGTATCCGCGACACGATCGAGACAGACCCCTCGCGTCGCCCGGATTTCGGACCGGCGAGCATGAATCTCAAGGCGGGTGCCACCGCGGTCGGGGCCCGGATGCCGCTGGTGGCGTTCAATGCCTACCTCAGCACCGACCGTCTGTCGGTGGCGCGGTCGATTGCCAATGCCATCCGGTTCGCATCCGGGGGATTGCGCTACTGCAAGGCCCTCGGTTTTGAGATCAAAGACCGTGGCTGTGTGCAGGTCTCGATGAATCTGGTCAATTATGAAAAGACACCGATCTTTCGCGTCTTGCAGATGATTCGCTCCGAGGCGGAACGCTGGGGTGTGCGGGTAACGTCCACCGAAATCGTCGGTCTGACGCCGGCGAAGTCGCTGTATGACACGGCAGAGCACTTTCTGCAACTGGAGCGGTTCTCGCCGGAACAGGTGCTGGAAGAGAAGCTGCGGTCCGCCATGGCCAAACAGGCCGAGAGGTCGGGATGGGGGCTTTTTGTGGACCAAGTCGCCTCCGCAGCACCGGCTCCGGGTGGCGGTGCCGTATCAGCGGTGGCGGGGACCTTGGCGGCGGCATTGAGCGGTATGGTCTGCCGGCTGACGATCGGGAAGAAGAAGTACCTGGCTGTTCAGCCGCAGATGGAAGCGGCGCTGGAGAAGACCGAGGAGCTTCGTCGACGCCTGATGTCGCTCTCTGAGGCCGACACGGTCGCCTTTGACAAGCTGATGGCGGCGCGCAAGCTCCCAAAGGACACCGAATCGCAGGTGGCCGCCCGCGATGCGGCCGTCGACCAGGCCACCCGCGAGGCGGCCCAGGTGCCCTTGGCGGTCATGCAGGCCGCCTCCGAGGTCATGGAGTTGGCCAGATTGTGTGCCGAAAATGGCAATGTGAATGCCGTTTCCGATGCCGGTGTCGGCGGCCAGATGGCCCGGACGGCGATCATCGGTGCCGGGTTGAACGTCAAGATCAACATGGCGGGATTCGCCGACACGGCTTTCCGCGATGAGATGCTCAATCGCGTGCGGGAACTGGAGACCGACTCCGAGCGTTTAACGGAAGAGATCATGCGGATTGTCAACCTGCGCATCGACAATCCCGACACCCCAGTCTGA
- a CDS encoding DUF3108 domain-containing protein, with translation MPLLPFRSRFDLTFPRYLGVLWLGCLLGSAVLSLGQTAPDDASGATDPLAAITPRDSSDFGADERDSTLRPTGPWAPRPITNWAFGVGESLSYSIGWEKIVAGRGEMIVGNVVDTLGRLCYPVLSTVRSTPFFSAFYKVDDRVSTLMDARELFPLRFEKHLSEGRYRQNRRVEFDPELGVALTSADTFAVPPYVLDDLSLLYYVRTLAMTPGRDIELDIYSGKKLYRLTVRVIRRERIAVAAGTFSTIVVEPLLQAAGLFKHEGKVTVWLTDDRLHLPVLMKSKVVVGSIIAELEEYRLGQIRQY, from the coding sequence ATGCCGCTGCTGCCGTTTCGATCACGTTTCGATCTGACATTCCCGCGCTATCTGGGCGTGTTGTGGCTGGGATGTCTCCTTGGGAGCGCCGTCCTTTCCCTGGGGCAGACAGCGCCTGACGACGCATCCGGGGCAACAGACCCGCTGGCGGCGATCACACCCCGCGACTCCAGCGACTTCGGTGCGGATGAGCGGGACAGCACTTTGCGGCCGACAGGCCCATGGGCGCCGCGACCGATCACCAATTGGGCGTTCGGGGTGGGAGAATCACTGTCCTACTCGATCGGCTGGGAGAAGATCGTCGCCGGACGGGGCGAGATGATCGTCGGCAACGTGGTGGACACGTTGGGGCGTCTGTGCTACCCCGTTCTGTCAACCGTGCGCTCCACGCCTTTCTTCTCGGCGTTCTACAAGGTCGATGATCGCGTCAGCACATTGATGGATGCCCGGGAGCTGTTCCCGCTTCGGTTTGAAAAGCACCTGTCGGAGGGGCGCTATCGCCAGAACCGCAGAGTCGAGTTCGACCCCGAGTTGGGTGTGGCGCTGACGTCCGCGGACACATTTGCCGTGCCCCCGTATGTACTCGACGATCTCTCCCTGCTCTACTATGTCCGCACGCTGGCCATGACGCCCGGTCGGGATATCGAATTGGACATCTATTCCGGTAAGAAACTCTACCGCCTGACCGTCCGGGTGATCCGCAGGGAGAGAATCGCAGTGGCGGCCGGGACATTCAGCACGATCGTTGTCGAGCCACTGCTCCAGGCGGCCGGATTGTTCAAGCACGAGGGCAAGGTCACAGTCTGGCTGACTGACGATCGTCTGCACCTGCCGGTGCTGATGAAGAGCAAGGTCGTGGTCGGCTCGATCATCGCGGAGCTGGAGGAGTACCGACTGGGGCAGATCAGGCAGTACTGA
- the coaBC gene encoding bifunctional phosphopantothenoylcysteine decarboxylase/phosphopantothenate--cysteine ligase CoaBC — protein MSSLEGKHILLGISGGIAAYKSAFLCRRLKEAGADVWVSMTRNGARFITPLTMETLSEREVLIDMFPEQRYVGTRHIDIATWTELVVVAPATADLIGKYAAGLADELLTTLLISTPAPVMLAPAMNTEMFRHAAVQENLATLQRRGVIIIAPGVGELACHTYGVGRMAEPHEIVAAIERFFAASRDLQGVRVLVTAGPTVEPIDPVRVFTNRSSGKMGYALARAAVSRGAIVTLISGPTALPPPVHVELVTIETAEEMLQATQTRFADSDVTIAAAAVSDWRVAAPARQKLSKESGPPQLVLEPAPDVLATLGRAKRPDQYLVGFSLETDSERLTSPRKLDQKNLDLLVANNPTAPGSEFGGDTNEATLITRAGEVTPLGLLTKETLAHRILDRIVQWRQTQGRASAER, from the coding sequence ATGAGTTCACTCGAGGGCAAACACATCCTTCTCGGCATCTCAGGCGGGATCGCCGCCTACAAGTCGGCCTTCCTGTGCCGTCGTCTGAAGGAAGCCGGTGCCGATGTCTGGGTGTCGATGACGCGCAATGGGGCCCGCTTCATCACGCCGTTGACGATGGAGACGCTCTCCGAGCGCGAGGTCCTCATCGATATGTTCCCGGAGCAGCGGTACGTGGGCACGCGCCATATCGACATCGCGACGTGGACGGAGTTGGTCGTTGTGGCTCCGGCGACGGCCGACTTGATCGGGAAATACGCCGCCGGGCTCGCCGACGAACTGCTGACGACGCTTCTGATCTCCACGCCCGCGCCGGTCATGCTCGCGCCGGCGATGAATACGGAGATGTTCCGCCACGCCGCCGTGCAGGAGAATCTGGCGACCCTGCAACGGCGCGGTGTTATCATCATTGCTCCCGGCGTCGGCGAGTTGGCCTGCCATACATACGGTGTCGGACGCATGGCCGAGCCGCACGAGATCGTCGCCGCCATCGAGCGGTTCTTTGCGGCGTCGCGCGACTTGCAGGGCGTCCGCGTGCTGGTCACGGCAGGACCGACGGTGGAGCCGATCGATCCGGTGCGCGTGTTCACCAATCGGTCATCGGGGAAGATGGGATACGCCCTGGCCCGTGCCGCGGTGTCTCGCGGCGCCATTGTGACATTGATCTCCGGCCCGACGGCCTTGCCGCCGCCGGTCCACGTGGAGCTCGTCACGATCGAAACGGCCGAGGAGATGCTCCAGGCAACGCAGACACGTTTTGCCGACAGCGATGTCACCATCGCGGCCGCCGCGGTCAGCGACTGGCGCGTTGCCGCACCGGCACGGCAGAAGCTCAGCAAGGAATCCGGCCCGCCCCAACTCGTGCTGGAGCCGGCACCGGATGTCCTGGCGACGCTTGGTCGTGCAAAGAGGCCCGATCAGTATCTGGTGGGGTTTTCACTGGAGACCGATTCGGAGCGGTTGACATCGCCACGCAAACTGGACCAGAAGAACCTCGACCTGCTGGTTGCCAACAATCCCACCGCGCCGGGCTCTGAGTTCGGCGGCGACACGAATGAGGCGACCCTGATCACTCGCGCCGGGGAGGTCACTCCTCTTGGGCTGCTCACGAAGGAGACCCTGGCGCATCGGATACTTGATCGGATCGTGCAGTGGCGACAGACACAAGGACGTGCGTCGGCTGAGCGCTGA
- the purH gene encoding bifunctional phosphoribosylaminoimidazolecarboxamide formyltransferase/IMP cyclohydrolase has product MIPNTETSHAVSHGGTTDADGRVRVRRSVLSAYDKSGLVPLAQALHRYEIEIVSTGGTLAVLREAGIPVTAVESLTGFGSMLGGRVKTLHPNLMGGILARTAREEDRRELEQAGIAPFELVVVNLYPFVKAADDPHATWDEAIELIDVGGPTMIRAAAKNHDSVAVVCDPDDYDPLLHELSEHSGSTTLALRARLAARAFAVTAAYDARIATYLAGQTSARGQGDFPEILIQRFARISMLRYGENPHQQAGLYAADGAAVSLARAEVLGGKELSYNNYGDLDAAWRMAADFTEPFAAVFKHASPCGAAAAGNLRDAYLAAYATDPVSAYGSIIGLNRTVDLDCARALDETPFIECVLAPRYDGDALELLLRKKARRYLRVPTMDLKAAAKTRCREIVGGLLIQDEDYAELTPSDLRVVTKSQPTADQIASLLFGRKVVKHAKSNAIVLIQGTAAVGIGAGQTSRVDAVRQAVERAGDRAAGAVLASDAFFPMADGLEVAARAGISAVIQPGGSKRDAEVIAAADAFGIAMVFSGLRNFRH; this is encoded by the coding sequence GTGATTCCCAATACTGAGACAAGCCACGCGGTGTCCCACGGCGGCACCACCGATGCCGATGGCCGGGTCCGCGTGCGTCGGTCGGTTCTCTCGGCCTACGACAAGAGCGGACTGGTTCCGTTGGCGCAGGCGCTGCACCGTTACGAAATCGAAATCGTCTCCACCGGGGGGACGCTGGCCGTACTGCGCGAGGCGGGGATTCCAGTCACCGCGGTCGAGTCGCTCACGGGATTCGGCTCGATGCTGGGCGGGCGGGTCAAGACGCTCCATCCGAATCTCATGGGCGGCATCCTGGCCCGCACGGCACGGGAGGAGGACCGCCGTGAGTTGGAGCAGGCCGGGATCGCACCGTTCGAGCTCGTCGTCGTCAACCTGTACCCTTTTGTGAAAGCGGCGGATGATCCGCATGCCACCTGGGACGAGGCCATCGAGTTGATCGACGTCGGCGGTCCGACCATGATCCGCGCTGCGGCGAAGAACCATGACTCGGTCGCGGTCGTCTGCGATCCCGACGACTACGACCCGCTGCTTCATGAACTGAGCGAACACAGCGGCAGCACGACGCTCGCGCTACGGGCGAGACTGGCGGCCAGGGCCTTCGCCGTCACAGCGGCCTACGATGCCCGGATCGCCACCTACCTGGCGGGGCAGACGTCGGCGCGTGGCCAAGGTGACTTCCCGGAGATTCTAATCCAGAGATTCGCCCGGATATCCATGCTGCGCTATGGCGAGAACCCTCATCAGCAGGCAGGGTTGTATGCGGCCGATGGCGCGGCCGTCTCGCTGGCGCGCGCGGAGGTCCTCGGCGGCAAGGAACTCTCCTACAACAACTACGGCGATCTCGATGCCGCCTGGCGTATGGCGGCCGATTTCACAGAGCCGTTTGCGGCGGTCTTCAAGCATGCCAGCCCTTGTGGGGCTGCCGCCGCCGGCAATCTCCGCGATGCCTATCTGGCGGCGTATGCGACCGACCCGGTCTCGGCCTATGGGTCGATCATTGGCCTCAATCGCACCGTGGATCTCGATTGCGCGCGCGCTTTGGACGAGACGCCGTTCATCGAGTGCGTCCTGGCGCCGAGATACGACGGTGACGCTCTGGAATTGCTGCTGCGAAAGAAGGCACGCCGGTATCTTCGCGTCCCAACGATGGACTTGAAGGCCGCAGCGAAGACCCGTTGTCGCGAGATTGTCGGTGGTCTGCTAATCCAGGATGAAGACTATGCCGAGTTGACCCCTTCTGATCTGCGCGTGGTGACAAAGTCGCAGCCGACGGCCGACCAAATCGCTTCGCTCCTGTTCGGTCGCAAAGTGGTCAAGCACGCCAAATCGAATGCCATCGTATTAATACAAGGGACAGCGGCCGTCGGAATCGGCGCCGGGCAGACGTCGCGTGTCGATGCCGTGCGTCAGGCCGTGGAGAGGGCGGGTGATCGCGCCGCCGGGGCGGTGCTGGCCTCCGATGCGTTCTTTCCGATGGCGGATGGCCTGGAGGTCGCCGCACGCGCCGGCATCTCGGCGGTCATTCAGCCCGGCGGATCAAAGCGCGACGCCGAGGTGATTGCGGCCGCCGATGCCTTCGGGATCGCGATGGTGTTTTCGGGTCTGCGCAATTTCCGGCATTGA
- a CDS encoding L-threonylcarbamoyladenylate synthase — protein sequence MHAKTCLRGKWAGEIVSFNRRRPSPGLVARLGDRLLHGGIVIAPTETRYALLADATSAPAVQAVREIKGRSRMLPFSVFVLDVSWCHAWGMRLNTVARHLAGEFWPGPMTLILPVRDFRFALPGGRRGTIGIRVTPEPIVKRLLALMGRPLIATSANPSGRILSCREENRWLSGLVARWGVIWARPRRYVRRDASTVVDCAAAGARQLRAGPISPEQWMMAAGRGNRGE from the coding sequence TTGCACGCGAAGACATGCCTCCGTGGAAAATGGGCGGGTGAGATCGTATCGTTCAATCGCCGCCGTCCGTCGCCCGGTCTCGTGGCGCGGCTGGGCGATCGTCTGTTGCACGGGGGGATCGTCATAGCGCCCACGGAGACCCGTTACGCCCTGCTGGCCGATGCCACTTCAGCGCCCGCCGTCCAGGCCGTCCGGGAGATCAAAGGGCGGTCCCGAATGCTGCCGTTCTCGGTGTTTGTACTGGACGTATCGTGGTGCCACGCGTGGGGCATGCGGCTCAACACCGTGGCGCGTCATTTGGCCGGAGAGTTCTGGCCGGGACCGATGACGTTGATCCTGCCGGTGCGAGACTTTCGCTTTGCACTTCCTGGTGGCCGTCGGGGAACGATTGGCATACGGGTCACGCCTGAACCGATCGTGAAGAGATTGCTGGCGCTGATGGGGCGTCCTCTGATCGCGACCAGCGCCAACCCGTCCGGCCGGATACTCTCCTGCAGGGAGGAGAATCGCTGGCTGTCCGGGTTGGTCGCACGATGGGGTGTCATATGGGCACGCCCGCGCCGGTACGTCCGGAGGGATGCCTCGACCGTCGTGGACTGTGCGGCGGCCGGGGCACGTCAGCTCCGCGCCGGGCCGATATCACCGGAGCAGTGGATGATGGCCGCTGGTCGTGGAAATCGAGGTGAGTGA
- a CDS encoding uracil-DNA glycosylase — MDEATVSISRALRQLLVTEPSLELFGSTRPPGARTLDELHDRIHTCTRCPLGFTRTKFVFGVGNPRAEILFIGEAPGREEDLKGEPFVGRAGQLLDKMLAAIDLTRDDVYIANILKCRPPENRDPQPEESGACLPHLAEQIRLLAPMYIVALGRIAAQILLDTKTPISKLRGRFYDFGAARLLVTFHPAALLRNPEWKRDAWEDLKLLRRDYDRAKGRPSRF; from the coding sequence ATGGATGAAGCCACCGTATCAATCAGCCGTGCCTTGCGTCAACTCCTGGTGACCGAGCCGTCATTGGAGTTGTTCGGTTCGACGCGGCCGCCGGGCGCACGGACGCTCGACGAGTTGCATGACAGGATCCACACCTGCACGCGCTGTCCGCTTGGGTTCACGCGCACGAAGTTCGTCTTTGGCGTGGGGAATCCGCGCGCTGAGATCCTCTTCATTGGCGAGGCACCGGGGCGCGAAGAGGACCTGAAGGGCGAGCCGTTTGTCGGTCGCGCCGGGCAATTGCTGGACAAGATGCTGGCCGCCATCGATCTCACCCGGGACGATGTCTACATCGCCAACATTCTCAAGTGCCGGCCGCCGGAAAACCGCGATCCGCAGCCCGAAGAGTCGGGGGCGTGCCTGCCGCACCTGGCCGAGCAAATCCGGCTTTTGGCCCCGATGTACATCGTCGCCCTCGGCCGCATCGCCGCCCAGATCCTTCTCGACACAAAGACGCCGATCTCGAAACTGCGCGGGCGGTTCTATGACTTCGGGGCGGCGCGTCTGCTGGTGACATTTCATCCCGCGGCGCTCTTGCGCAACCCGGAATGGAAGCGGGATGCTTGGGAGGACTTGAAACTCCTGCGTCGGGACTATGATCGTGCCAAAGGGCGGCCTTCGCGCTTCTGA
- a CDS encoding SPOR domain-containing protein, translating to MNGGRVTSERCLVCVIVSVALAVAAIGDVAVAGRRDRRPGSHFDPLGFPGDDSVITNRIAASKPTAVVPPQTRGLMAAEDSVPAAIWQVQFFATTDWSEANDLRERAAAGLADTVTMEFETPYYKVRAGHFADRGEAEALMIRLRAMGYESAWIVRRPDD from the coding sequence ATGAACGGTGGCAGAGTTACCTCTGAGCGATGCCTGGTATGTGTCATCGTTTCGGTGGCGCTGGCCGTTGCGGCCATCGGCGACGTGGCGGTGGCCGGGCGGCGCGATCGACGACCGGGCAGTCACTTCGACCCGCTGGGCTTTCCGGGTGATGACTCCGTTATCACCAATCGGATCGCCGCTTCAAAACCGACAGCGGTCGTGCCGCCGCAAACCAGGGGTCTGATGGCGGCCGAGGACTCGGTTCCAGCGGCCATCTGGCAAGTGCAGTTCTTCGCGACGACGGATTGGAGCGAGGCGAACGACCTGCGTGAGCGCGCGGCCGCCGGGTTGGCCGACACAGTGACGATGGAGTTCGAGACACCGTATTACAAGGTCCGGGCCGGCCATTTTGCCGATCGGGGAGAGGCAGAGGCACTCATGATCCGACTGCGCGCCATGGGATATGAATCGGCGTGGATTGTGCGACGGCCTGACGACTGA